A single genomic interval of Lewinellaceae bacterium harbors:
- a CDS encoding tetratricopeptide repeat protein yields the protein MKSTVIVLTALFFYSLYLLGWIWPGLFWTTDMLAALPVKVSLALALSGLLLVVYPLWSKPPLLPAELLASKSNDVLQSIIIASIFTVFFALLPIKVDYYGDASRFKTLMGVRSTELLPFNLKELFSFNVFRPKNGEITWINFVQVISYYSGLTYVRVFRLLSFTSGFLFLISWFLYLFSRANYWNLRIIGGTAILGIFGLQNFFGHEEIYAPSLVLCSWFLMAGNIPNRGLRNVTSILLLLFCIKSHFIFFLLIPVFLYRLIEIRLKDQINLKGLVKWIFAPYLILGLVTYFIILQDYEDPQLLIPGSKPTDHLFLPVYSNLETFHYTLFAPSHLWDFLLLLIGLSPVIWFLLIVAVRQREIGSLSNEAKMIGASFILLVVLLFFIHPLLSMPRDWDLFCLPTPLLLFIGISTTVQLKGLKKWIGPALGLFILGFSIHFVNSNQFALGKRYETMGKYVFKTYWINAADLIQAGIKLQSQGAEDQDLQWQNTIAELKRYAITGHDAEYAELLNEAGFYFERSVNNLVEAKNYFNEALKYDAQSKRAYMGLTECSLQLEQSEEAYDYSKKLLEWRFPTLEKSLRINLQCALDAKEYTDALTLTQSYLKLIPQDTFIRIIERRLIHHESVDSLKFMFAQTPEKN from the coding sequence ATGAAGTCTACGGTAATTGTTCTCACAGCCTTATTTTTCTACAGCCTTTATTTACTGGGCTGGATCTGGCCGGGGCTATTTTGGACCACCGATATGCTGGCGGCATTGCCTGTAAAAGTGTCCCTTGCATTGGCATTGAGTGGACTATTGTTGGTAGTTTACCCTTTATGGAGCAAGCCCCCCCTTTTACCTGCTGAGCTTCTTGCTTCAAAAAGTAATGATGTGCTCCAATCAATTATTATTGCAAGTATATTTACCGTGTTTTTTGCCCTGCTTCCCATAAAAGTTGATTATTACGGTGATGCATCCAGATTCAAGACATTAATGGGAGTAAGGTCAACAGAATTACTTCCTTTCAACTTAAAGGAACTATTTTCTTTTAATGTATTCCGGCCTAAAAACGGAGAGATAACCTGGATAAATTTCGTTCAGGTAATATCTTATTATTCCGGGTTGACGTATGTCAGGGTTTTCAGACTTCTCAGTTTTACGAGTGGGTTTTTATTTTTGATTTCCTGGTTTTTATACCTGTTTTCCCGGGCAAATTACTGGAATTTAAGAATAATAGGCGGGACTGCCATTCTGGGGATTTTCGGACTCCAGAATTTTTTCGGACACGAAGAGATCTATGCCCCTTCCCTGGTTTTATGCAGTTGGTTCCTGATGGCCGGAAATATCCCTAACCGTGGTCTACGCAATGTTACAAGCATATTGTTGTTGCTATTTTGTATCAAATCTCATTTTATTTTCTTTCTACTAATTCCGGTATTTCTCTATCGATTGATAGAAATCAGATTAAAGGATCAAATTAATTTGAAAGGACTCGTTAAGTGGATATTTGCACCTTATCTTATCCTGGGACTGGTTACTTATTTTATCATCCTGCAAGATTATGAAGACCCTCAACTATTGATCCCTGGATCAAAACCCACAGATCATCTGTTTCTCCCAGTATATTCCAACCTTGAAACCTTCCATTATACTTTATTTGCCCCAAGTCATTTATGGGATTTTTTACTCCTATTGATTGGTCTTTCGCCCGTCATCTGGTTCTTATTAATCGTTGCTGTACGCCAAAGGGAAATTGGTTCTTTGTCCAATGAGGCAAAAATGATTGGAGCGAGCTTCATCTTATTGGTGGTCCTGTTATTTTTTATTCACCCATTACTATCCATGCCCAGGGATTGGGATCTCTTCTGTTTGCCAACCCCGTTATTGCTATTTATTGGAATTTCCACAACTGTGCAATTAAAGGGTCTGAAGAAATGGATCGGTCCGGCATTAGGTCTATTTATCCTGGGATTCTCCATCCATTTTGTAAATAGTAACCAGTTTGCATTGGGAAAACGGTATGAAACCATGGGTAAATACGTTTTCAAAACGTATTGGATCAATGCGGCTGATTTAATCCAGGCGGGCATCAAACTTCAATCCCAGGGGGCTGAAGACCAAGACCTCCAATGGCAAAATACCATCGCAGAATTGAAGAGGTATGCCATAACAGGTCATGATGCGGAGTATGCAGAATTACTTAATGAAGCCGGATTCTATTTTGAACGCAGTGTTAATAACCTGGTGGAAGCCAAAAACTATTTTAATGAAGCATTGAAATACGATGCACAATCCAAAAGGGCTTATATGGGATTGACGGAATGCAGCCTTCAATTGGAACAATCCGAAGAAGCGTATGATTACAGTAAAAAATTATTAGAATGGCGCTTCCCTACCCTGGAAAAAAGTCTGCGAATTAATCTGCAATGTGCTTTGGATGCTAAGGAATACACCGATGCCTTAACACTTACTCAGTCTTATCTGAAGCTTATCCCGCAAGATACTTTCATTCGAATCATTGAACGCCGGTTGATTCACCATGAAAGCGTGGATTCACTAAAATTCATGTTTGCCCAAACACCTGAAAAAAACTAG
- a CDS encoding M36 family metallopeptidase, with translation MHAWKRFCHFSIVIYLLIFAVSSQAQSTSALRDLVIKEAAKSYAASDLSESQLSYSYATTGLNVTHVYLQQYYHGIPVFNGVINAAVRGGEVVHFNSTYVKGMEQRATTDMRMMTVAQAMTYAANHVQMQLPSNMGTAEITYNGNGLPVKYLYAPVHENEERPAVNLFWYQDPQNAKQVYLCWEVILDDQPNQNIWHIMVDAHDGTILGQYDAVIKCFSDDELGIHGNESVHTTQSTRVSAHADNRTSILGINMPVMSATYNVYDAPIESPNFGSRSLVMDPWDRNGMGNPAGTLMWHNDGTNIYTYTRGNNVYAYEDTLNTNPGLPATGVSNGHYSPDGGMTFNFAFPLNLANHPRTNVDPAITNLFFWNNLNHDIFYQYGFDEQAGNFQIDNLGRGGSGNDAVRAEAMDGFISPGSRNNANFFTPDDGLPPRMQMFVWNVPPPPLFTISSPASIAGDYKVVESGFSPNNKLANVGPVSGAIYYIGGEGCSAMDYPVALSGKIALIDRGTCAFTVKVKFAQDAGAIAAIVVNNNTGLPTTMGGNDPSITIPAFMISMADGSLIKAQTNGTVMASMSQPAGLAFNLGDLDNGVITHEYGHGISNRLTGGPLNSGCLVVNEQMGEGWSDYFALMLTTDWTMAAANDRRPIGTYALNEQPDGFGIRPFPYSYDLSINPVTYADLPNAALLSLPHGIGTVWASMLWDMTWNIINMQGADPDMYHGVGGNNIALQLVIDGLKLQTCNPGFVDGRDAILLADQLRYGGAHTCAIWDAFARRGLGYSASQGSPNDRNDGVPAYDVLPTTVQKTISPDTATEGDVVNIHLDVTCGCVPGTVTVQEDLGNKLSHVSGGSASGNLVSFPPLVCDVPLSVTSYDIQARVNSCTYSAVIDTLFDEDFDAMPFQIQSDYLSGSLNWNVIGTQYHSPPNSAYALDFPSPSDNAILNASPILLDQAAELSFYHRFETEDEWDGGVVEISTDNGTTWTDLESLFTQNGYTGRLQTFGRNGFEGSSDVAFGIAGFVESKVDLTPFTGQSVFIRFRFMTDPATGGAGLNGWYIDDIMITSSNREAATARVLDSGGGILDEQTCTIAINQNTVVDLTCHDLVNVSLSSTCERLISPEELATTICSSLSDRFIVQIDYPETTHQFDPANMVDVSHVGRTLTYNVFDSENGNRCWGKIKVEDKIPPQILCQNTTVSCFNLDELVDAVSIDNCDEYPTQIDILEKQWTDLGCDDRDLIGYLARKVRATDVWGNFKECRDTLFVRKETIDSLVCGPDTLIECTTEVVRNNKTVELLWNSGKNGDTYLDGQGYAHPWPTKGDGYFPAPYLKSTQPGQLPGYLLPNRTDAGPDFANSGKCQIVFDYEDHIVPTCGRSYKIRRTWHIYDWCGKQDTTCVQWFKITDTQAPVIASEFLYTREQSCATLPNSAMEEANRLGSLLACTALEAEVDPHDCKAGLSLPDPRAWVEKDCDDVLDVYYEIEYVDPTHPGKVLLESGTIAEGGTAHVYLPAGWHNVVYHVRDRCWNETLLLQGISVYDNTPPTPVCDEITQVTLDPEKCWARIYAKDLDDGSHDNCCDKLHFAVANMDSVIYWREYWQDFFASCFGSEVYQANLDDLNTVIEEWINVFVFDDYIDVTECGREQLVLRVYEACNLPEYDPHTFFGGEHEWYWYNHSLLFIPYYLWRLDDYINDRDPRLNFVCADINGTDEIRVDDPVFYTLYIDRHFGSMPEFTRDGYFGCTDASLESNSLLENIFTRLSKLHTASPISLCQWGPISQETKADWEQRVLIPYRTEAEITKKLNLTGLYYTPVRYNDCMIEVRKDDKTPPVVVAPEDVTVYCDGVPYWWELTKPYAGGTKTATVKGHGASFTHDVCEGEDALSTYCADPYIYPVGWNTSGAPVEVTTVCCVEIPWDGGDFGYYGGSVCGESNYAGGVNCDEYSYWYHDHNWQPIYCRLWLMLDKYDNPDGGHPNPQSYFDETAEDWVISDNCWAPETEVEYSGSLNECGVGTLTKTVTATDKCGNTAHDTQTLYVKPRSDFEVIFPEDVVVNCTDPGSLAADRTGAGYPEISDDDCELIGVTYSDERYDVTEGCYKILRTWKLIDWCVYSPDLHSRYPDVIVDDRLVASDSRCCIHRNLKDDGDGYMTYLQVIKVIDDEAPVIVCNALEETCILDNNCDAATVRYELLASGTDNCAAADEIQYRYTVLAEETTPVAYGQGHELTAELAVGTYGVWLVGKDRCGNEDSCYTTFTIRDCKNPTPYCYHGIATVVMSPSGEVEIWATDFDAGSYDNCTTADNLILSFTEDGETPSITFTCADIPDGRSQEIEVEIWVIDEAGNKDFCTTTLLLQDNSGNVCQDSSPLTESGSGVASPGQKVKGEGIRTPELYQNTPNPFSGETKIGFWLPESMTATLRVMDVTGKELYRVTGSYSGGNHLITLEAGSIPEVKGVLFYQLETEKGVLNKRMVRVN, from the coding sequence ATGCACGCCTGGAAGAGATTCTGCCACTTTTCTATTGTAATCTACCTATTGATTTTTGCTGTTTCCAGTCAGGCTCAAAGCACGAGTGCCCTGAGAGACCTGGTTATTAAGGAAGCCGCCAAATCGTATGCAGCCAGTGACTTGTCGGAGTCCCAATTAAGTTATTCCTATGCAACGACTGGATTGAACGTTACCCATGTTTATCTGCAACAATATTATCATGGGATACCTGTTTTTAACGGGGTTATCAATGCAGCAGTTCGAGGAGGCGAGGTAGTCCATTTCAATTCGACCTATGTGAAAGGGATGGAGCAGAGGGCAACTACCGACATGCGGATGATGACGGTCGCACAGGCTATGACTTATGCGGCAAACCATGTCCAGATGCAGCTTCCTTCCAATATGGGAACTGCTGAAATTACCTACAATGGCAATGGACTTCCGGTCAAATATTTATATGCTCCGGTACACGAAAATGAAGAACGACCTGCCGTAAACCTGTTTTGGTACCAGGATCCACAGAATGCCAAACAGGTTTATTTATGTTGGGAGGTGATTCTGGATGACCAGCCCAATCAAAACATTTGGCACATCATGGTTGACGCTCACGACGGAACCATACTTGGTCAGTACGATGCCGTGATCAAGTGTTTTTCCGATGATGAACTGGGTATCCATGGAAACGAATCGGTACACACAACTCAGTCAACTCGAGTCAGTGCTCATGCGGACAATCGTACCAGCATTTTAGGCATAAACATGCCAGTGATGAGTGCTACCTACAATGTTTATGATGCACCGATTGAGTCTCCGAACTTTGGGAGTCGCAGCCTGGTCATGGATCCCTGGGACCGCAATGGGATGGGCAATCCGGCCGGGACGCTGATGTGGCATAACGATGGAACCAACATTTATACCTATACCCGGGGAAATAATGTTTATGCATACGAAGATACGTTGAACACGAATCCTGGATTACCTGCTACCGGTGTTTCGAACGGTCATTATTCTCCGGATGGAGGGATGACCTTTAATTTTGCTTTTCCGTTGAATCTGGCTAATCATCCCCGGACCAATGTGGATCCGGCTATCACCAATCTTTTTTTCTGGAATAACCTGAATCACGATATTTTTTATCAATATGGTTTTGATGAACAGGCAGGTAACTTCCAGATAGATAACCTTGGTCGTGGAGGATCAGGTAACGATGCCGTGCGTGCTGAGGCCATGGATGGCTTTATCTCTCCGGGATCCAGGAACAATGCGAATTTCTTTACTCCGGACGATGGTCTGCCCCCCAGGATGCAAATGTTTGTATGGAACGTGCCACCTCCACCTTTGTTTACTATTTCCAGTCCTGCAAGCATAGCCGGAGATTATAAGGTGGTAGAAAGTGGTTTTAGCCCCAATAATAAACTGGCTAATGTTGGTCCTGTTTCAGGAGCGATCTATTACATAGGAGGAGAAGGATGTTCAGCCATGGATTATCCGGTTGCGCTGTCTGGGAAGATAGCCCTTATTGACCGGGGAACTTGTGCCTTTACGGTTAAAGTAAAATTTGCTCAGGATGCCGGAGCTATTGCGGCCATTGTGGTTAATAATAATACTGGACTCCCAACAACGATGGGAGGCAATGATCCTTCGATCACCATTCCTGCCTTTATGATCAGTATGGCCGATGGGAGTCTTATCAAGGCTCAAACCAACGGTACCGTAATGGCTTCAATGTCTCAGCCTGCTGGATTAGCTTTTAATCTGGGAGATTTGGACAATGGTGTTATCACCCATGAATACGGACACGGCATTTCCAACCGTCTGACCGGTGGCCCATTGAATTCCGGGTGTTTGGTTGTGAATGAGCAAATGGGGGAAGGATGGAGCGACTATTTTGCACTGATGTTAACGACAGACTGGACTATGGCCGCAGCCAACGATCGGCGACCCATAGGAACGTATGCACTGAATGAACAACCCGATGGTTTTGGAATCAGACCTTTTCCGTATTCCTATGACCTGTCCATCAATCCGGTAACTTATGCCGATCTGCCAAATGCCGCTTTATTGTCACTACCGCATGGCATAGGCACCGTATGGGCCAGCATGCTTTGGGACATGACCTGGAACATCATCAATATGCAGGGCGCAGATCCGGACATGTATCATGGTGTTGGAGGGAACAACATCGCATTGCAGTTGGTCATAGATGGACTAAAATTACAAACTTGTAATCCTGGATTCGTCGATGGCCGGGATGCCATCCTGCTGGCGGATCAGCTGCGCTATGGAGGAGCTCATACCTGTGCCATTTGGGATGCATTTGCCCGCCGGGGGTTAGGCTATAGCGCTTCTCAGGGAAGCCCCAATGACCGGAATGATGGCGTGCCTGCTTATGATGTCCTGCCTACAACTGTACAGAAAACCATATCGCCGGATACGGCTACAGAAGGTGATGTGGTGAACATTCATCTGGATGTTACTTGTGGTTGTGTTCCTGGAACGGTGACCGTGCAGGAGGATCTGGGCAATAAACTGAGTCATGTGAGCGGAGGATCTGCCTCCGGGAACCTGGTTTCATTTCCTCCATTGGTATGCGATGTGCCATTGAGTGTTACCTCCTACGACATACAGGCCAGAGTAAATTCATGCACTTATTCTGCTGTTATTGATACGCTGTTTGATGAAGACTTTGATGCAATGCCGTTTCAAATTCAGTCTGATTATTTGAGCGGATCATTAAACTGGAATGTTATCGGCACCCAATACCATAGTCCACCTAATTCTGCATATGCTTTAGATTTTCCTTCTCCTTCCGATAACGCAATCCTGAACGCGTCACCCATTTTATTGGACCAGGCCGCAGAACTTTCATTTTACCATCGATTCGAAACAGAGGATGAATGGGATGGCGGTGTAGTTGAAATTTCCACCGACAATGGCACAACCTGGACCGATCTGGAATCATTGTTTACTCAAAATGGATATACCGGCAGACTGCAAACATTTGGTCGAAACGGATTTGAAGGATCAAGCGATGTAGCGTTCGGTATAGCTGGCTTCGTGGAAAGTAAAGTGGACCTCACTCCGTTTACAGGGCAGTCGGTGTTCATTCGTTTTCGCTTTATGACAGACCCGGCTACCGGAGGTGCCGGTCTAAATGGGTGGTACATTGATGATATTATGATAACCTCGAGCAATAGGGAAGCTGCAACAGCACGTGTACTGGATAGCGGAGGTGGTATCCTTGATGAGCAAACCTGTACGATAGCCATCAATCAAAATACAGTCGTTGATTTAACCTGTCATGATTTGGTCAATGTATCCTTGTCCTCAACCTGTGAACGACTCATCTCTCCGGAAGAATTGGCCACTACGATTTGCTCATCACTGTCAGATCGTTTCATAGTACAGATTGATTATCCCGAAACAACTCACCAGTTCGATCCTGCTAATATGGTTGATGTCTCCCATGTGGGACGAACACTTACCTATAATGTTTTTGACTCGGAAAATGGAAACCGGTGCTGGGGTAAAATCAAAGTTGAAGATAAAATACCTCCCCAGATCCTTTGTCAGAACACAACCGTATCCTGTTTTAACCTCGACGAACTCGTTGATGCCGTTTCAATTGATAACTGCGATGAATACCCCACACAAATTGATATACTCGAAAAGCAGTGGACAGACCTGGGTTGTGACGACCGGGATCTCATCGGTTATCTGGCAAGAAAAGTACGTGCCACGGACGTATGGGGTAACTTCAAAGAATGCCGTGATACGCTCTTTGTTCGCAAGGAGACCATAGACAGCCTGGTCTGTGGACCGGACACCCTGATCGAGTGTACGACCGAAGTGGTTCGAAACAATAAAACCGTAGAGTTATTATGGAATAGCGGGAAGAACGGCGATACCTACCTGGACGGTCAGGGGTACGCCCATCCGTGGCCAACAAAAGGTGATGGCTATTTTCCGGCACCCTATCTTAAAAGCACACAGCCGGGCCAGTTGCCAGGCTACTTGTTACCTAATCGCACGGACGCCGGACCGGACTTTGCCAATTCCGGTAAATGCCAGATTGTGTTCGATTACGAGGATCACATTGTGCCGACCTGTGGCCGCTCCTATAAGATCCGCCGTACCTGGCACATTTACGACTGGTGTGGTAAGCAGGATACGACCTGCGTACAATGGTTTAAGATTACCGATACGCAAGCGCCGGTGATCGCCAGTGAATTCCTGTATACCCGGGAACAGTCATGTGCAACCTTGCCAAACAGTGCAATGGAAGAAGCTAACCGGCTGGGCTCATTGTTGGCATGCACGGCCCTGGAAGCCGAGGTAGATCCCCATGACTGCAAGGCCGGCTTAAGCCTTCCCGATCCGCGGGCATGGGTTGAGAAAGATTGTGACGATGTCCTGGATGTTTATTACGAGATCGAATATGTTGATCCGACCCACCCTGGAAAGGTGTTGCTGGAATCGGGAACCATTGCCGAAGGAGGTACCGCTCATGTATACCTGCCTGCCGGCTGGCACAACGTAGTATACCACGTGAGGGACCGGTGCTGGAACGAAACTTTGTTGCTGCAGGGCATCAGCGTCTATGACAATACACCCCCAACACCGGTGTGTGACGAGATCACGCAGGTGACGCTGGACCCGGAAAAATGCTGGGCAAGGATTTATGCCAAAGACCTGGATGATGGCAGCCACGACAACTGTTGCGATAAACTGCACTTTGCAGTTGCGAACATGGACAGTGTGATTTACTGGCGGGAATACTGGCAAGACTTTTTTGCATCTTGTTTTGGCAGCGAAGTCTACCAGGCAAACCTGGATGATTTGAATACTGTAATCGAAGAATGGATCAATGTATTTGTGTTTGACGATTACATCGATGTGACAGAATGTGGCCGGGAACAACTGGTATTGCGGGTTTATGAAGCTTGTAATTTACCCGAATACGATCCACATACGTTCTTTGGCGGCGAACATGAGTGGTATTGGTACAATCACAGTTTGTTGTTTATACCGTATTATCTGTGGCGATTGGATGATTACATCAACGATAGAGATCCACGATTGAATTTTGTATGTGCGGATATCAATGGTACGGATGAGATAAGGGTTGACGATCCTGTGTTCTATACACTTTATATTGACCGGCATTTTGGTAGCATGCCGGAGTTCACCAGAGATGGATATTTCGGATGCACGGACGCAAGCCTTGAATCCAATTCATTGCTTGAGAATATCTTTACCCGGTTGAGCAAATTACATACAGCATCACCCATATCCCTATGTCAATGGGGACCAATTAGCCAGGAGACAAAGGCAGACTGGGAGCAGCGGGTACTGATACCCTACCGCACGGAAGCGGAGATTACTAAAAAGTTGAATCTGACCGGCTTGTACTATACGCCTGTTCGCTACAACGACTGCATGATCGAAGTGCGTAAGGACGATAAGACACCACCGGTGGTGGTTGCTCCTGAGGATGTGACGGTTTACTGTGACGGTGTTCCCTACTGGTGGGAGCTGACGAAGCCTTATGCCGGAGGCACCAAAACCGCCACGGTGAAAGGGCATGGAGCCTCCTTTACACATGATGTATGTGAAGGAGAAGATGCATTGTCTACTTATTGTGCAGATCCTTACATCTACCCAGTAGGATGGAACACTTCAGGTGCTCCGGTAGAAGTAACGACGGTTTGCTGCGTGGAGATTCCCTGGGATGGCGGAGACTTCGGCTACTACGGTGGCTCGGTCTGCGGTGAGTCTAATTATGCCGGCGGCGTGAACTGCGATGAATACAGCTACTGGTACCACGATCACAACTGGCAGCCGATCTACTGCAGATTGTGGCTAATGCTGGATAAATACGACAACCCGGATGGTGGACACCCGAACCCGCAAAGCTACTTCGATGAGACGGCGGAAGACTGGGTGATCTCGGACAACTGCTGGGCTCCGGAAACGGAAGTGGAATACAGTGGAAGCCTGAACGAATGTGGGGTAGGGACGTTGACCAAGACGGTGACAGCTACCGACAAATGTGGTAACACGGCACACGACACACAGACGCTGTATGTCAAACCACGCTCCGACTTTGAAGTGATCTTCCCTGAGGATGTGGTGGTGAACTGTACCGACCCGGGCAGCCTGGCGGCAGACCGCACGGGAGCGGGTTATCCGGAGATCAGCGACGACGACTGTGAGCTGATCGGGGTGACGTACTCGGATGAGCGTTACGATGTGACGGAAGGCTGCTACAAGATCTTAAGGACGTGGAAGCTGATCGACTGGTGTGTTTATTCACCGGATCTGCACAGCCGCTATCCGGATGTGATCGTCGACGACCGGTTGGTAGCGAGTGACAGCAGATGCTGCATCCACCGGAATCTGAAGGATGACGGTGATGGTTACATGACCTATCTGCAGGTGATCAAGGTGATCGACGACGAAGCACCGGTGATTGTCTGCAATGCGCTGGAAGAGACCTGCATCCTGGACAACAACTGCGATGCAGCGACAGTCCGCTACGAGTTGCTGGCTTCAGGCACAGACAACTGTGCTGCAGCGGATGAGATCCAGTACCGCTATACGGTATTGGCGGAGGAGACCACGCCGGTAGCCTATGGACAAGGCCATGAATTAACAGCAGAACTGGCGGTAGGTACCTATGGTGTCTGGCTGGTAGGTAAAGACCGTTGTGGGAACGAGGACAGTTGCTACACAACCTTTACGATAAGAGATTGCAAGAACCCAACGCCTTATTGTTACCATGGCATCGCCACGGTGGTGATGAGTCCATCGGGCGAAGTGGAGATCTGGGCTACGGACTTTGATGCGGGCAGCTACGACAACTGTACGACAGCCGATAACCTGATCCTGAGCTTTACGGAAGACGGCGAGACCCCAAGCATCACGTTCACCTGTGCAGACATCCCGGATGGACGTTCCCAGGAGATCGAGGTGGAGATCTGGGTCATCGACGAGGCCGGTAACAAAGACTTCTGTACGACGACGTTGCTGCTACAGGATAACAGTGGCAATGTCTGCCAGGACAGTAGTCCGTTGACGGAGTCGGGATCCGGAGTAGCATCACCAGGACAAAAGGTAAAGGGAGAAGGGATAAGGACCCCAGAACTCTATCAGAACACGCCGAACCCATTCAGTGGGGAGACGAAGATCGGCTTCTGGCTGCCGGAAAGCATGACAGCAACCCTGAGGGTAATGGATGTGACGGGCAAGGAGCTGTACCGGGTGACAGGTAGTTATTCAGGAGGAAATCATTTGATTACCCTGGAGGCTGGTAGCATTCCGGAAGTGAAAGGTGTGTTATTTTACCAACTTGAAACCGAAAAAGGTGTGTTGAATAAGCGTATGGTCCGGGTTAACTAA
- a CDS encoding tetratricopeptide repeat protein has product MMQERSDAVFQNENRIDVWIGIGIGLISMFVLVGVVNNQFVNWDDPTYILNNYWIQHLSLNTVWEIFSHMQVNGSYVPLVQLSWAIDYLIWGANPFGFHLTNLLIHGVVVYFVYHFTLRLQGNRLIAGLAALIWGIHPINVEVVAWISARKDLLYAVFLLPALISWIHYVNSRESRYYWRCFGLFILAIFSKGVAVMLPLLLLMLDYYFERRDIKKLVLEKLPFFAMSLILGIVAILGQPMGPVKQALASISFSQKIYLFFYQFGTYFLHLVFPFKLSPFYSFTADASGQLPLSVYIIGIGTFLSLAGLLWFIRSRIFQFALAFFALCILPYLQIIPFGQSFMADRYMYIASICLILLFIMWLGHLRNRLVNGKSIVSALSVAFILFMAIQTVRLIPVWNSGYTLWNQVIRQNPKELVGYMNLSDWYLRQGQRPDAWVVYQRALDAGFRDPELLNNIGYYLQQEQKYQDADNAYRDAILQDSSYSIAYLNRGLNYIAMGDTAQAIRYLNRFADLDPQNPLAYVNQGVLYEKLKDFDLAIKSYSHALELDPNNVVFLKYRAAIYQRTGDFNRSWTDLEKALRINPKYADALYWRSKCQAFFGDFEQARKDLTAAKNYGVKVDDKEFELLSKMEEEARVKEQN; this is encoded by the coding sequence ATGATGCAGGAAAGATCAGATGCTGTTTTCCAGAATGAAAATAGGATCGATGTATGGATCGGGATAGGAATAGGACTGATCTCCATGTTTGTTTTGGTGGGAGTGGTTAATAATCAGTTTGTTAATTGGGATGACCCTACTTACATCCTCAATAACTACTGGATTCAACATCTGTCCTTGAATACTGTATGGGAAATATTCAGCCACATGCAGGTCAATGGGTCCTACGTGCCATTGGTGCAATTATCCTGGGCCATAGATTATCTGATTTGGGGAGCAAATCCTTTTGGATTCCATTTAACCAATCTGCTGATTCATGGTGTCGTAGTCTATTTTGTGTACCATTTCACGTTGCGCTTACAGGGTAATCGTTTGATTGCTGGATTAGCTGCCCTGATTTGGGGAATCCATCCGATCAATGTTGAAGTGGTTGCCTGGATCTCTGCCCGCAAAGATTTGTTGTACGCCGTATTTCTTCTTCCCGCGCTGATATCGTGGATACACTACGTCAATTCCCGGGAATCACGATACTATTGGCGATGTTTCGGCTTATTTATACTGGCAATATTTTCCAAAGGCGTAGCGGTGATGCTTCCGCTTTTGCTTTTAATGTTAGATTATTATTTTGAGCGCCGGGATATCAAAAAATTGGTGCTTGAAAAACTGCCTTTTTTCGCGATGTCCCTGATCCTTGGCATTGTTGCTATCCTGGGACAGCCCATGGGGCCTGTTAAGCAGGCACTCGCTTCAATAAGTTTTTCTCAAAAGATCTACTTGTTCTTTTATCAGTTCGGTACCTATTTTCTACACCTGGTATTCCCTTTCAAATTATCTCCCTTTTATTCATTTACTGCTGATGCATCCGGTCAGCTTCCACTGAGTGTTTACATCATAGGAATTGGGACATTTCTCTCGCTTGCCGGATTGCTTTGGTTTATCAGGAGCCGGATATTCCAATTCGCATTGGCGTTTTTTGCACTTTGCATATTGCCCTATTTACAGATCATCCCCTTTGGGCAATCATTTATGGCTGATCGCTATATGTATATTGCCAGTATTTGTCTTATCCTGCTTTTCATCATGTGGCTCGGGCATTTGCGAAATCGTTTGGTAAATGGGAAGTCAATTGTATCAGCCCTGTCCGTAGCGTTTATCTTATTTATGGCTATTCAGACCGTTCGTTTAATCCCAGTCTGGAATTCAGGGTATACACTTTGGAACCAGGTTATTCGTCAAAACCCAAAGGAGCTGGTAGGGTACATGAATTTGTCTGATTGGTATTTACGTCAGGGACAAAGGCCGGATGCCTGGGTCGTGTATCAAAGGGCATTGGATGCCGGATTCAGAGATCCGGAATTGCTAAATAATATTGGCTATTACCTGCAGCAGGAGCAGAAATATCAGGATGCAGATAATGCATACCGAGACGCCATCCTGCAGGATAGCTCGTACAGCATTGCCTATTTGAACCGCGGATTGAATTACATCGCTATGGGAGATACTGCCCAGGCGATCCGGTATTTAAACCGGTTTGCTGACCTGGATCCTCAAAATCCTCTGGCGTATGTAAATCAGGGTGTATTGTATGAGAAATTGAAAGACTTTGATCTGGCAATCAAATCCTATTCTCATGCTTTGGAGCTGGACCCGAATAACGTTGTTTTTTTAAAATACCGGGCAGCTATCTATCAGAGGACCGGCGACTTTAACCGTTCGTGGACGGATCTGGAAAAAGCCTTGCGAATAAATCCTAAATATGCGGATGCATTGTATTGGCGTTCTAAATGTCAGGCTTTTTTTGGTGATTTCGAACAGGCTCGAAAGGACCTGACCGCAGCAAAAAATTATGGAGTAAAGGTCGACGATAAGGAATTTGAATTATTATCTAAAATGGAGGAAGAAGCCAGAGTTAAGGAGCAGAACTAG